The Haliotis asinina isolate JCU_RB_2024 chromosome 2, JCU_Hal_asi_v2, whole genome shotgun sequence genomic interval caagctgacttggttgacacatgtcatcggttccccattgcgcagatcgatgctcatgttgttgatcactggattgtctggtccagactcgattatttacagaccatcgccatatagctggaatattgctaagtgtgacgtaaaactaaactcactcactcactcatgttttaCCTTAGTATTTTTGTAACATTGCTATGTTACATCATCAACTGACTTGTTTTGGTATCAGTTTCCCAGTATTCATTACAGGTATTATATATGCCTCATAGTCAATTCGTTGCAGCCCTAATTTCTGCATAAAGTTTCACTATGACATTGTGTTCCATTATTGTACAGCAAAGTAAAAATATATTGAAGTGAAATTTTGAATATAGTTTGTCTAACCTTTCTCAAACTCAATGTCTCCTTCAGACCAGAAACACCAGGCCTTTACCGCCGACATTGCCTCCTCAGCAGATGTTAACGCCATGATGGCACAAATCAAGAGCCAGTTTTCGGTGCTGCCATCAGTGGCTGTAAACTCTGCTGGAATTACACGAGACAACTTCCTCATGAAAATGGATGAGAAAAATTTCGACAAGGTCATAGATGTCAATTTGAAGGTTTGTAAATGAATTTCGATTCAAAGTATCTTTCAGTTAGAAAAAAAAGCCAAAAATGTAGTGTTGTAAATGGAGGAGTCTTTTAATCTGGTTACACTTGTGATTTCCAGCTTCATAGCTGTCATGCTTCACACCCCTTCGTTGTAGCTGTCATGTTCCATACCTCTCTGTTGTAGCTCTCATGTTCCACACCCCACCATTGTAGCTGTCATGTTTCCCACCCCTCCCCCATAGCTGTCATGTTTCCCACGCCTACCCCTTAGCTGTCATGTTTCCCACCCCTCCCCCATAGCTGTCATGTTTCCCACCCCTCCCCCATAGCTGTCATGTTTCCCACCCCTCCCCCCTGTAACTGTCATGTTTCCCACCCCGCCACCTGTAGTTGTCATGTTTCTCACCCCTCCCCTGTAATTGTCATGTTTCCCACCCCTTCCCCCTTTATCTGTCATGTTTCCCACCCCTCCCCATTAGCTGTCATGTTTCCCACCCCTCCACCTGTAGTCGTCATGTTTCCCACCCCTCCACCTGTAGTCGTCATGTTTCCCACCCCTCCCCCATAGCTGTCATGTTTCCCACCCCTGCCGTTGTAACTGTCATGTTTCCCCATGCACCTGTCATGACCCATCCTCCTATATCTTTTATGTTTAGCACCCCTCCCCTTGTAGACCCGTGATGGtccaaggtagaataggccttcatcaacccatgcttggtgtTGAAgatgactgtgcttgttgtaagaggcgactaactgaatggggtggtcagactgactgacttggttgaaacatgtcaccaGTTGTGCAGAccgctgctcatgctgttgatcactggattgtctaatccagactcgattatttacagaccaccgccatatgtctggaatattgctgagtttggcgtaCAATAAACACAGTCACTCCCCATGTAGCTATGTAATGGATAATTTATGGTTGATATTTCTCCCCTTATCAGGGCACATTCCTGTTGAACCAGGCAGTTGGCAGATGCATGATGGAGGGCAAGGTGGACAATGGTTCTATCATCAATATATCCAGCATCGTTGGCAAGGTAACCATGGCATGGCTTCTGTTGAAGATAGATAATATTTGGTTAGATTATATCCGATGCTTCTGTCTGGGTAATATTGGGTGAAGTCTAGATGTAAATCCAAAACTTGTGTGATGCTGATTGAAGTACAGAAGTATATTCTCAGCTTCTGTTAAAGACAGTAATATTGGGTGAAGACTATATGTATATCTGATGCTTCTGTTTCAGATGGGTAATATTGGGCAGAGCAACTATGCAGCATCCAAGGCAGGTGTTATTGGACTGACAAAATCTGCAGCAAGAGAGTTTGCAAGGTCTGAAACTGGTTGAATTTTAATAGAATTACTCATTCCTGAATGATGAGTCACAACAGACAAATCACACTAAacttcgcttgtcacgccaaagacataGGTTCCattccctcatgggtacaaaatgtgaagctccgccatgatattggtggaatattgtcaaaagtgaCATAAACCTAGACTCCCTCAATATATTGCAGAGGTCGCCAAACTGTAAACATATTGGGAAATTGTCATGTTTAGGTGAAAAATTATATATGCAGAAGTCGACACCAACTTAATACATAATCCTGTTATATCTGAATGAATCTTGATTCTTGATTATGCATTTAATCATGGTATTAACAGGTTCAACATTCGCGTAAACGCTGTCCTCCCCGGCTTCATCAATACTCCCATGACGGCAGCGGTCCCGGAACACCTGCTGCAGAGGGCGATGTTCCTTGTTCCCATGATGAAGATGGGGAAGTCAGAGGGTGTGTTTAGATTGTGTTATTTGTCAGTTAGCAGTGCTCATCTACATCACATGACCTTAAAAATGATATGATAATTGAGTCTAACAAACAAGTGGTGGTTATCATGACCACCTATTTAAGCCACTGATTTCATGCAGGAGCCGGGTCATACATCACAGTAGTTGCATCTTGTGGCCAAGGTTTGCATGGGCAAGAATTGCAAAGTCTGTATTAAAAGTCTTCAAATCCAAGATTTTTCTTGACAAGACATTTGACAAGGTCTCTATTCCCAAGACTGTCTCAACAAGGCCCTGAATTGTGAGGTCTGCCTTGACAAAGCCTTCAATTCCCAGACCTGTCTTGACAAGGTCTTCAATAATTATTTAGTTCTTCAATAATTATTTAGTTAGGAGGATATGGGGCCTTGAACATGTCACTCATTCTTTAACCATTGAATCAAGCCAAGGATAGATAGAATGTATGGCACGTTTTGAGACAGGTTTTTGCAATCAAAAAAGAAAATTGCCAATATTTTGTATGGTTACAGATGTGGCTGATGCGTGTGTGTTCCTGGCCAGTGACAGAAGCAAGTACATCACTGGTACAAGTCTGGAGGTCGCAGGTATGTTGTCCTGCAGAGACATCTCACCTGCACTGATTAAAAAACCATAAACCTTTCACAGATTCAACcgaagttttcaaaatgttttcccatgtaaatatgcTTCTATGAGCATTCTAGCGCTTTATGGGCAATTTAGTTGTATACACcccaaggagtgagtgagtgtgtgagtttagttttacgctgctctcagcaatattccaactgtatgtcggcggtctgtaaataatcgaggctggaccaaacaatccagtgatcaacaacatgagcatcgatctgcgcaattgggaacagatgacatgtgtcaaccaagtcagcaaacctgaccactcaatcccgttagtggcctcttacgacaagcatagtcaccttttatggcaagcatgggttgctgaaggtctattctaccctgggaccttcatgggtccataATAAGCGTCTTGAACAGCACTTAATTTACACCATcacccctcttacgacaagcatagtctcacCCCAAGGAGTTGAAAAAGAGGCAAGTACACATTCATCCATTGTTGGGTATAATTACAGTTTCAGAGCTTCAGACATGGACTGTAGCACAGTAACCTTTGTATGACTAATACATGCACAAGTAACAGCAAGCATCAGAGTTTTGCTGATGATATATTTATGTTGCTACATTTCATTTGTAACTCTCATCAGATACTGTCATCCATGATGGGAGCGCATCTAAGTTTAGAGCATAGATGCATCCTTTGCCCGAAACCTctcatgggtttgaatcccaaatcTGTCATGGTCAGGTTTCAAGGTTTGTGTGCACCAAACTCATATTTGTTGGTAAACATTTAGAATCTTCCTCTCTGTGAGTTGTAATTTCATGCTATGTGACAAAACTGAAGTGCTATTCAAAAGCAAAGCAGGCAGGCGGCAGTAAACACTCATTTTCTCTGTTGCAGGCGGCCTTGGCATATAACCAATTAGGAGCCAACCTGTCCTTTTCTGTGATACGGATAGTTCCTTCCATAGCTTACAATGTTTTGATTGACTAAATAAAGCTTTTCTATGATACCAACTGCTCAGTATTACCTGAAGTGTAATGTGAACGGTGTCTATTAAGTTTAGGGGATGTTCTATTCACATCTGAGGtgctgggtagcctagtggttaaagcgtttgcttgtcacgctgaagacccgggttcagttccccacatgggtattgtgaagcccatttcttgtgttacTCATTGtgatatgctggaatattgctgaaaactgtCATCAGAATTGATAAGTATAGGCTTAAGCGGTCACACAGATAAGTTTCAACACATATTGTTATGTATGGTAAAGCATAGTGTGGTGTTTTTATTTTATCTATGCAGATCTGTTTTGGGAGTCAGTTGTTTCATGAATACAGCTATTTGAAATGCCTTGATATTCAGGACCCACCAGCATTTGTCTTTGATTTTGTATGTCTCCTACTTTCATATTTGTATGTGCATGTATTTTCACAAAGGGCAATGTATATCTGTCTTTTTTTTGTTGTGCCACAATGCAATCTTGATGCTGAAAATCAAACTGTAAGCCATAAAGCAGTCTCAGTACCACAAAGCCAATTTGATGGCACTAAGATCTTGTTGCCAAAAAGCAAATTTGATGTCAAAAATCAAATTCAACACGATAAAGGCAAATTAATGCCATAAAGAAGTCTTGATGCCAAACAGCAAATTTAAGGAATTTGTTATTATGAAGTCAAGTTGTAGGTTATCAATGATTATCAGTTTTCAATGCATTTTATCAGTGCTATTTTTCACTTTATTTTACGGATCGTTTTTGTTGATAATCACATGAATAAATATACACAATTCATAAAAAGAGCATAAATGAATTTAAGTTTAGCTTTCTTTGCTTAGAGAACAAGGGCAATCTTGACTGCATTTTGCAACTGTGATGTATAGTCATGATAACTGTCTTTACTGTTTTCTGGTGTGTGATTGTTTTACATTGAACAATTTGTATTATTTATGAATGAATTATATGTGTGATGCAAAGGAAACAAAATGGCTGACAacagttttgaaattttgaagcTGCAGTTAGTAATCGCCATTCAGGAATTGTCTAGTCTAACGATCTGACTCAGCTGATTGTGTCATGATTCCGAGGCAGTGCTGGATGTGGTTCAtgacatcaaccactggtttgtctggtccacggCCTTCTTTCACAAAGTCACTTGGGTAACCGTAGTGCATTgataaagaatgggagttaaggttaaaggtcagaccaattttattttattttcttgttttatggatttttgtcctcagaaaaccaaAAGGCAGGATGgaaaaggttgcttcatgaaaaaAGTCCCAGAGCTGGTTATTATCATAGGGCAGTAACATTGCTGACTTAAACCTCCTCTCTTCTGTAATTGTCTGTTCACTTATAATACTTTGTATTTGAATGTACAAAGTTGACATTATGTTGATTTAAATCAGTCCAGCCAAAAAATACCTAGCTGGTATTATGGACTTTCTGATGATCGTGTTGTGCATCTTTCTGAGGTGATGCATTGAAGCTTTTTACAATCACTGGATCTATGTGAGAAAGGGTAGAGGAAGAACCATTACTTTCGCATACTTTAGAAACCGAACCATTACTAGCAGAAAGGTTAGAGGGATAAATGTTACTGGTACAGAGGAAAACCATTAATAGCACAGGTTAGGGGAAGAACCATTTTGTGCACACAGGTTAGTCGAAGAACCATTACTAACAGATAAGAGGATGATCAATTACTACAGAAGGTTAGACTACCAGTACTCTAACATAGATTAGAGGAAAAACCATTACTAACACAGACCAGAGAAAGATCCATTTTGTGCATATTGGTTAAAGGATAAAAAGCAGCCCCAAAAAGTAAATACTCTCAACTTCGGAAAACTTTAGCTTTATAAATCTTAGAGACCCCTGTAAAAGTTGTTGAGTTATCTCTCCTTGTTTTTTGTATTGAAGGGAAGACGTCTTGATTATGACAACACCAGCATCCCTGCCTCATGTTCTTTGCTCATCTGACTCACTTTAACCTCCTCTCTTCAACGAGCATCTGTTCACTTAGGGTATTTTTGTTGACCCTTTATCAGTTTAAATCTAACATATCTAATCTATAATCTAATGAAATGCCTACATCGAACAACCTTCTCACAAACATATTGCATCTTTCGTGATGTTTTGAAGCCTCTCACAATCACTGGAACTATGCTACCCTCAAGAAAAGCTTAGTTTGACTGGCTGGATAGTTTCAAATATGCTTAACGTTAACATTGACCTATAAATTACATGCTAACCTTTATCGATATCAGGTTATTATCATTACACATTAAAGATGAAGGTAATAGTTTCTGAACTTTCTCTCTGTACATTTATACCTTTAAAACTGATTCATGTGGCAAGAGTAATTGAAGTGTGGTCTTTCAGGACTATGTTGATTCTTTTGTAAAGGAGATTGACTTAAGATATGATCAGGAAGCCCTGCAAACGTTAGAACTGCTTTATCCATCTTGAATCTACAACCTGAATCTTTACCTAGGTCGTGTTCTTGTCAtcattcagttttcatttttgtaacGTTTTTGCTGTATATGTGTAACTGATTATTAAATTTGTATCAAAGAGCAATCAATAGAATAACTGTACCATTAGCCAGAGTTTAGGTCCCCTGTATCCATGCCACAGCACAGTGACGGCTGATCCATAACTGACGGTCCCAGTTATATCATTAACTTGAGATGTTGAAAATTTGAAGGGTGTTTATATATATTCTCCAAACAACTGTGTTACCTTGTCTTAGGGGAgaattttcatgtaacatacacCTTTCAGTCATCTTTTCGAGACATACCACACTTTTTCTCTGAAAGAAACTAAAGAAGATGGACCAAAAACTCATTTTTCAGAATATCAGAGTTTTTAGGGTGAATAAtgagaacaaaatattttttccacTGTATTTTATAACTGATATCAATAGACAGCTCCTGTATCATGTTAATGCATCGATGACCAGGACTGGAAAGTGATTAAAGCTTTGCCATGACGCTGTCGGAGAGTTAGCAATGGGAATATTCAGCTCACTAATTTATGGAATGTGTGCAATTTTAGCAGGCTGAAGTATTCTAatctgtttgtaaatatgttggATGATTCAGATATTTTCCTTTTGTACTGGACTTACTGGTAATAAACTGTTGAAATAATCATTGTCTGTAGTCATGGTAATAGTTAAAGACATCTGAAGGTGTTTAAAGTGCTTGGCTTTAACTGTTTGGAACTATATTCGAGCTGGTTTCAGTGTGTCCGCTTAATGAGTGAAGAAATCCAGTTTACAATAAGATGGTGTTGGTTGCTTACCACTTTGTGGAAACCAGTGAGGACAGGTAGAATGCTAATAAATTTCAGGATTAGCTGGACTATGtatgtaacatgtcatgtgtacttATGTATACTAGTCTTTTGTCataaggggcagtggggtagtccagCAGTTACAGTATTTGCTGGTCACTTTGAAGACCTATGTTTCGCTATGTggataatgtgtgaagcccatttctgatgtctccctgctgtgatattgctggaatattgctgagggtggcgTTAAACTCTCTCTCACTTCATAAATGTTCAAGCTGCCCTAAAGCATTTCTCACAAGCCAGGTAATCTTCGTAGTTGATGCTGCCAGTGTAAATGAATCGCACATCACTTTACTGAGTCGGAACACATTGCATGCCAATGTTTATCtgatatttacataaatatacataacaaaCACACTTGCTTTCGATTTTTCAATACCCAGCAGTATTACACGGGACATCATTTAGTCTTTTCTATTTATTACTCGCTCGCTGAAGACACTGCAGTGTCATTTTTGcggcagtattacactagtgtaatactgctaGATATATGACATCACAATATTAATGCATCTGTCACAATggtattagaccttgcttgactcatgGAAAATTGATACTAGAGTCATCATATTGTAAGCAGTTTTGCCTCTTTGAAATACATAAAGTTCAGTATagaattaatatatttcttcttTCACAAGTCAAATATTTGCCCAGACAAAGTCACTGTCTCTTCTTCCTCTTTATTTTTGTAGTCCGGATACCCTTATATGGCCCTAGCCCTTTAGCCTTGAGTTCTTGAACCTCAGCATATTTCCTTTTATTATATCTGAAAAGAAACACATTAAAATGCTCAAGAAAGATGCCCAAAATCGACTTTGCAACATAATGAACATAATCATGACAATTTCCTTTGTAAGATATCCCGGTAGTCAGAATTTTTCGCAACGTAACATTCATTCTTCAAGTCTGCATTTATGGAGTTTTTTGTCTTACCTGTCCTCGCTGTTGATAGAATCTTATtcttattctacataaaaacacttctggcataatgggcgaatgaagcaggggaggtaactgtaactattccatatggaataataccctccttaCCTGGATAGGGGAATGGAGACGAAGAAAAGATTCATATGCCAAGGCTGGttattttctctatgctgcgcaacccatttgcgctaagGTTAGCCTGTGGTTTGAGGGACCTGTGACAATAATACCTTTCAGAGAATACCTTATCTGCTGCTTAACAAGCAGCATGAGTattcagtgagtatggttttacaccgctataagaaatattccagtatcacggcaggtgacaccagaaatggccttcaaacTTTGTACCCTTGTGGGCATTGGAATCCAGTTTTCAGGATGAAAAGCAGATGttttaaccatgaggctactCCACTGTCCCACAAGCAGAATATCTGAAATGAGACACTTAAACCAATGATAAACCAGTTCCAATCATTCTTCTATAGGAAAGTCAGTTGGTCTTACTTTCTGAACTCTGCATCCGCCATCAGTTCCTCAACAATGGATGTCTTCTGCTGCTTCTTTGGAATTCGAGCACTGTAGAACTCACTTGGATCCTCAACCACAGTGCCAAACTGGAATGGGAGAAAATAAGGGTACAGTCAGTCATTGtatctggagtgagtgagtgagtttagttttatgccacactcagcaatattccagtggtctatgcgcagcatagagaatatgacaagtctttgTATAtgtgagcgaagcgagcaaaggttggcaacatactgaaaatatttttcatctcaaaataaaatatcaccattatcaaaggtacactcccatttcctcacttggttgtgctctcacatttcctaccccatgtttaataattactcacgtgaaatatgttttaattcaaaattttaagtgCCAACCgaggtattcagatcgttctttgcctccattacccctggcAGCTTCCAGTTGAATGGAGTGATGGAACAataataagcagaaattaaaaagaaataccatattgcccctttttatcatgaacctgttggggtTTATTTGTCTAATCTGTCGTCACTGTTATTAGAATTTTCTTAACATGTATTCTACATAAAAATACTTCTGacgtaatgggcgaatgaagcaggggaggtaactaagtattccatatggaatataCCCTCCCGTTCCTTCattccgttgaaccggaagctggaacggggaatggaggcgaagaacggtctgatataccaaGAGTTATGcttgaaatgttgaataaaaaatatttcacgtgagtaattgttcagcatggcgttggaaatgtgagagcacaaccaagtgaagaaataggtgtatacttttgatggtggcgatattttattttgacatgaaaaatatttttcgaaatgaagcgaggaaagtatgttgccaacctttccGCACTTCGCT includes:
- the LOC137273769 gene encoding (3R)-3-hydroxyacyl-CoA dehydrogenase-like, whose product is MASGVLAGRLAIVTGGGSGIGKAICQAFAREGAILAVVDIDKSNAEATVSGLPQGNQKHQAFTADIASSADVNAMMAQIKSQFSVLPSVAVNSAGITRDNFLMKMDEKNFDKVIDVNLKGTFLLNQAVGRCMMEGKVDNGSIINISSIVGKMGNIGQSNYAASKAGVIGLTKSAAREFARFNIRVNAVLPGFINTPMTAAVPEHLLQRAMFLVPMMKMGKSEDVADACVFLASDRSKYITGTSLEVAGGLGI